The stretch of DNA ATGTGGCAGGCCATCAACGACCGACTGGCCGGACAGTACCCGGCCGATCTGCCCACCAGCGCCGCCCTCGCGGTGCGGGTGGAAGACCTCGCGCTCGAGCTGGCCGCCCTGTGCCGCCCCGGCCCGCGTCCCCGGAAGGACTGACATGCCCCCTGACGCCCCCGTCCTCGTCCTCGACGGGCCCCCCGGAGCCGGCAAGACCTCCCTGCTCGCGCGGATGGTGCCCGTCCTGGGCGACGAGTGCCTGTGGTTCACCGAACCCAACGCACGGCTGAGCACCGGCCTACGGACTCCCGTGCATCCCTCCAACGCGGGACACAGCCTGTGGTTCCTGCGGCACGAGCTGGACAAGGCCCGCGCCTGCGCCCGGCTCGCCGCCGACCCCGCCACCCGGCTGCTGGTCTGCGACCGCAACCACCTCGGCGCCCTTGCCTACTGCTGGGCGACCCGCGCGGACGACAGCCTGCCCTACCGCACCGCCCGCGACTTCTACGCCCGCCACATCGCCCCCGCCCTACCCGAACGGGTCCTCACCGTGATCCTGCTGGTCAGCCCCGGCGAGAGCCTGACACGCCGCGGGAACGTGGCCGAACGGCCCCGCTGGAAACAGTGGTTCGACGAAGAACTGCTGCAGCGACTGCACACCTTCTACACCGACATCGCCCCGACCCTGTGCCCCACCCCACCACTGATCATCGAGACCGACGGAGCCAGCCCGGACACCGTCCTCGCCCAGGTCAGCGGCCTCCTCGCCGACGCCGGCCTCACCGACACCGCGGCGACCCTCACCACCACCACCCCAAACGTCCGCCCGGCACTCGACCCGCGCTTCCGGACCGTCTACCACGCTCTTGGCGGGCTGGAGAGCTTCGGTCACCCCTTCACCGAACCGCTCGACCACCGCGGCGGCACGGTCCAGCTGTGCCAACTCGGCGCCCTGCACCGCGACGCGACGGGCCACACCCGGCTGTGGGACCTGCTGGCCGAACCCACACGCAGGGCCGGCTGATGACCGCCCCCACCCCGGTCGTCGCCGGCATCAACCTCGGCCACGACGGCGGCGCCGCCCTCATCACCGACACCACAATGGTCGCGATCAGCGAGGAACGCCTCAACCGCACCCGCTACAGCCCCGGCTGGCAGGCCGCCCTCCTGTACTGCCTACGCGCCGCCGACATACCGCTGGAAGACGTCGACCTGATCGCGGTCAGCGGCATCGGACACCACCCACCCACCGCGGCCGAGACCGGCCTCACCCACCTCGGCGTAACCCCCGCGCGGATCATCCCCATTGACCACCACCTCAGCCACGCGTACACGGCATACTGCCTCAGCCCCCACGACGAGGCGACCGTCCTCGTCGTCGACGGCGGCGGGAACCACCACGACACCGAGACCTTCTACGCCGCCACCCGCGACGGCATCCACCGACTCGGCGGCAACCCGGCCACCCGGCCCCGCGCCGGCGCCATCGGCGCCACCTACGAGGCGTTCACGAACTGGCTCGGATGGCACGAACAGGAAGCCGGCAAGACGATGGCCCTCGCCTCCTACGGCAACCCGGACGCCCACCACACCCCGCTGTTCGACGTCACCGGCGCCACCGTCCAAGGCCGTCTCACCCACACCCACGCCCCCGGCGTCGCCGAGCTCGCGCGGCAGACCGGCGCCGACTTCGGCCCGTCTGACAGCCGGGGCGGCCACCCGCGTGGCATCGACGCCGCGGCGTACGTCCAGGCCCAGACCGAACAGGCCCTGTGCGCCCTGGCCGAGCAGACCATCGCCGCCACCGGGCTGACCAACCTGTGCTTCGCTGGCGGCGTCGCCCTCAACTGCGTGGCCGCCGACAAGCTCCGCCGCCTGGACACGGTCACCGGATACTTCGCGCCCCCAGCCTCCTCCGACCGGGGCCAGGCCCTCGGCTGCGCCCTCTACGCCTGGCACCAGGTGACCGGCGACCTCCCGCGCCGGCCACTCACCCACGACTACTTCGGCCGCACCTACACCGACACCGAGATCGAGCAGGCCCTCACCCGAGACCCGCGCTCCGGACTGGTCGAACGCCGCCGCACCCCCTACCGGTGGCGGCGCGAAAGCGACATCGCCGCCACCGCCGCCCAGATGATCTCCGCAGGCCACATCATCGGCTGGTTCCAGGGCGGCAGCGAACTCGGCCCCCGCGCCCTCGGCGCCCGCAGCATCCTCGCCGACCCCCGCACCACCACCAGCTCCGACGCCCTGAACCACCGCATCAAGCACCGCGAACCGTTCCGGCCGTTCGCGCCTGCCGTCCTCGCCAGCCACGCACCCGAGTGGTTCGACCTCGACGTCCCCAGCCCCTACATGCTGCTCGCCCCGCCGGTCAGACCGGGCCGCGCGGACAGGATCGCAGGAGTCGTCCACGTCAACCGGACCGCCCGCGTCCAGACCGTCGACCCGCACTCCGCCCCGACGTTCGCCTCCCTGATCGAGCACTTCCACCAGATCACCGGAACCCCGCTCGTGCTCAACACGAGCCTCAACGACCGGGAACCCATCGTGGAAACCCCGGCACACGCCCTGGCGACCTTCCAGGCATGCGACCTCGACGCCCTGTGCATCGGTGACTACCTCGTCGAACGGGACTGAACCGCCTGCCAAACTGACGCCATGAGCACCCCGCCGCTGCGGAAGGCGGCCCGAGCCGTCGTTCTCGATCCCGACCAGCGCATCCTGCTGCTCCACTACGACGAGAACGACGGTTTCTGGGCCACCCCGGGCGGCAGCCTGGAACCGGGCGAGGACTACCCCACCGCCGTACTTCGGGAACTACGCGAGGAACTGGGCGCCGAGAACGTCGACCTCGGCGCCCAGATCGCGGAACGCCGCACGGACC from Parafrankia irregularis encodes:
- a CDS encoding carbamoyltransferase family protein, encoding MTAPTPVVAGINLGHDGGAALITDTTMVAISEERLNRTRYSPGWQAALLYCLRAADIPLEDVDLIAVSGIGHHPPTAAETGLTHLGVTPARIIPIDHHLSHAYTAYCLSPHDEATVLVVDGGGNHHDTETFYAATRDGIHRLGGNPATRPRAGAIGATYEAFTNWLGWHEQEAGKTMALASYGNPDAHHTPLFDVTGATVQGRLTHTHAPGVAELARQTGADFGPSDSRGGHPRGIDAAAYVQAQTEQALCALAEQTIAATGLTNLCFAGGVALNCVAADKLRRLDTVTGYFAPPASSDRGQALGCALYAWHQVTGDLPRRPLTHDYFGRTYTDTEIEQALTRDPRSGLVERRRTPYRWRRESDIAATAAQMISAGHIIGWFQGGSELGPRALGARSILADPRTTTSSDALNHRIKHREPFRPFAPAVLASHAPEWFDLDVPSPYMLLAPPVRPGRADRIAGVVHVNRTARVQTVDPHSAPTFASLIEHFHQITGTPLVLNTSLNDREPIVETPAHALATFQACDLDALCIGDYLVERD
- a CDS encoding AAA family ATPase; this encodes MPPDAPVLVLDGPPGAGKTSLLARMVPVLGDECLWFTEPNARLSTGLRTPVHPSNAGHSLWFLRHELDKARACARLAADPATRLLVCDRNHLGALAYCWATRADDSLPYRTARDFYARHIAPALPERVLTVILLVSPGESLTRRGNVAERPRWKQWFDEELLQRLHTFYTDIAPTLCPTPPLIIETDGASPDTVLAQVSGLLADAGLTDTAATLTTTTPNVRPALDPRFRTVYHALGGLESFGHPFTEPLDHRGGTVQLCQLGALHRDATGHTRLWDLLAEPTRRAG